From a single Hymenobacter sp. YIM 151500-1 genomic region:
- a CDS encoding oxidoreductase produces MTKTALIAGASGLVGSQLLPLLLASERYNRVIAVGRRPLPLVHPKLEQRVVDFDRLEEHRLQLIADDVFCCLGTTMRQAGSREAFYRVDYDYVVKLAALTAGNFAGQFLVVSAMGADPASRIYYNRVKGEMEEAVRQTTFRAVHIFRPSLLLGPRAAKRLGEQLGAVLLRLATPLLRGRWQHYRAIGADTVARAMLRAAEDDGGGVRVHLSAAIARGGQATR; encoded by the coding sequence ATGACCAAAACCGCACTTATTGCCGGGGCCAGTGGCCTCGTGGGTAGCCAGTTGCTGCCGTTACTACTCGCTTCGGAGCGGTACAACCGCGTTATTGCCGTGGGGCGGCGGCCGCTGCCGCTGGTGCATCCCAAGCTGGAGCAGCGCGTTGTCGACTTCGATAGGCTGGAGGAACACCGCTTGCAGCTTATTGCCGACGACGTGTTTTGCTGCCTGGGCACCACCATGCGCCAGGCCGGCTCCCGGGAGGCTTTTTACCGGGTAGATTATGACTACGTGGTGAAGCTGGCCGCCCTTACGGCCGGCAATTTCGCAGGCCAGTTTTTGGTGGTGTCGGCTATGGGCGCCGACCCGGCTTCCCGCATCTACTACAACCGCGTGAAGGGCGAAATGGAAGAGGCCGTGCGGCAGACGACGTTTCGGGCGGTGCACATCTTCCGGCCCTCCCTGCTGCTGGGGCCGCGCGCTGCAAAGCGCCTGGGCGAGCAATTGGGCGCTGTGCTACTGCGCCTGGCCACCCCGCTGCTACGCGGCCGGTGGCAGCACTACCGCGCCATCGGGGCCGATACCGTGGCGCGGGCCATGCTGCGCGCCGCTGAAGATGACGGGGGCGGGGTGCGGGTGCACCTCTCCGCCGCCATTGCGCGGGGGGGGCAAGCTACCCGGTAG
- a CDS encoding DUF4249 domain-containing protein, which yields MKKILSALPVALLLAGCTNDVNLPEPKHTPRIALRYVLSTTAPQQQGEQEVRFGQLYVSNSQRMFDTRELTGRPDATVEVLDAAGTVVERFKPARHSPGSPRPFSGFDTQPGNYEPTLNFAGQPGQTYTLRASLPGLESVASTLTLPAQPQLESVTFTRRAPDPNDPDEVRGRLALTLTDPAASTDYYLVQAELLDAQGQRITTLYADEDDADFRVGAFQLSNLGRNVYDLNPYADTDVNGRRFTLSSNVSSYYSCFGSTCAPPAYVQVTVLSLTPDLYRFIQSQRRYEETQENPFAEPAPLHSNIRTGYGIFGGAASTRYRVRL from the coding sequence GTGAAAAAGATACTTTCTGCGCTGCCCGTGGCTCTGCTGCTGGCTGGCTGCACCAACGACGTCAACCTTCCCGAGCCTAAGCACACGCCCCGCATTGCCTTGCGCTACGTGCTGAGTACCACCGCTCCGCAGCAGCAAGGCGAGCAGGAAGTGCGTTTCGGGCAGCTCTACGTGAGCAACAGCCAGCGCATGTTCGACACGCGCGAGCTAACCGGGCGCCCCGATGCTACCGTGGAAGTGCTCGACGCGGCCGGCACGGTGGTGGAGCGGTTTAAGCCGGCCCGGCACTCACCCGGCTCTCCGCGCCCCTTCAGCGGCTTCGACACTCAGCCCGGCAACTACGAGCCCACCCTGAACTTTGCCGGTCAGCCGGGCCAGACTTATACCCTGCGCGCCAGCCTGCCGGGCCTGGAGTCGGTGGCAAGCACCCTCACACTGCCCGCTCAGCCCCAGCTGGAAAGCGTCACCTTTACCCGGCGGGCTCCTGACCCCAACGACCCCGATGAGGTGCGGGGCCGCCTGGCGCTGACGCTCACCGACCCGGCCGCCTCCACCGATTACTACCTGGTGCAAGCCGAGCTGCTCGATGCCCAGGGCCAGCGCATCACCACCCTCTACGCCGATGAAGACGACGCAGACTTCCGGGTGGGCGCGTTTCAGCTGTCGAACCTGGGGCGGAATGTCTACGATTTGAACCCTTACGCCGACACCGACGTCAACGGCCGGCGCTTCACGCTCAGCTCCAACGTGAGCAGCTACTACAGCTGCTTCGGCAGCACCTGCGCGCCGCCGGCCTACGTGCAGGTTACCGTGCTCAGCCTCACCCCCGACCTGTACCGCTTCATCCAGTCGCAGCGCCGCTACGAGGAAACCCAGGAAAATCCCTTCGCCGAGCCGGCGCCGCTGCACTCCAATATTCGCACGGGCTACGGCATCTTCGGGGGCGCGGCCAGCACCCGGTACCGGGTTCGGCTGTAG